TGAGGAAATCATAACAGGGTATAAGATGTCTCTCCAAGCTCCTTCTTAACAGAGCAGGGTTTAGAGAGAGGATCCTAGAGAGGTCCGACCTTGAAGCCCCCATAGAACGGAAAAACTCAATCTTGGGCAAAAGGGTCTTCTCGGGATTAGATAAAAGCAGCTGCGGTTCTATCCTGACAAGCCGGGAGATTTGGGTATTGGTGAACCCATTCTCTTTGAGGAGATTAAGCACTGAGTCTGGTTTCTCCGGAGTTCGAAATCGTACCCTCTGGGATGCTAAAATAGCAGATTTTGTGGACAACCCACAACAGTTTATGAAGTAAGACACCGCAAAAGAATGCTCTTTTTCTTCTAGTTTTTCATTAGATTCAGATAAACCGACTGAAGCAAATGATTTGCCAATAAAGAAACCATTTTTCAGAAGAAACCCCAAATTGGTCCTCCTGTGTTTGCCTAGTAATAGATGTCTTGAACAGAGATAACCAAACATTATCGACTCACCAAGTTTTCATCAATCACCTTCAATCGGGTTTCCTCAATAGTTTGATTAATCCTTCAGAGAAGCCAGGCCTCTAAACTATTCTCCATGCGCTTCGAATCTGCGGGGCACTAGAGCTCCAtacagaaataaaaattaaaaaaaaaaaaaaaatactatttattggCAACTGAAATACGTTTCTTGAGCATGCCAATGGAGATAAAAATTAGAGTCAGTCTGTGAGGGACTGCTTTGATTATCGTACAATTGGAGGGGGAGCGCCTTTGATAAACATAAACCTAGTGTGCCACTGTGCCGTTTAGGTTGTCACGAACGAAAAGCATAACAGGATGGTttctatgaaaattaaatagaatattattattattttaaatttaaaaataaaaattaaattatttattatattttatataaaaatttaaaaaattataatgactcTTCTAACTCTTTGACTAATGACATTCCCGAACGTGTAccgttttttgttttaattttttacacgAATTACGGATTTGATAGAAGCTTCAGCTTGTAGTTGTACCCAATAAAAGGTCAGGCATATTTAATATCTAGGTCAAATGAATTTATCCTTAATCTATTTaatttcatatcaaattataagaatgatggtataaaagattaaaaatattaattgtacacGTTATgtgtatattttctttttttttgttatgattttcttttctttttttatattaaacagAGTGTATTGTATCGGATCAATTCATCCAATCCGAATAGTGAAATAGGTCAAACAAAACACGTCGAGTCAAGTagggaaataattaaaaagatctATAACATTTCTTACCATATACTATTCTTGTTTAGAAAATTCGTGATTCCAAATATAGTTAGTGAGAAGTTCTTCTTGAATAAATTCATAGTGCTGGTGACTTGAAACTTTCTTGTAAAGAAAATGGCTCGATTTGCATTGATTGTTAAATCTCAATCAATCTcgtatcatctcattattatatttttttttaaattttcacacaaaatacaataaataattcaattttttcaaattttaaaacaataataatattttattcaatttttaatttttatctcatctcaactcactattcaaacctaaCCTTAGCATGCTAATCTTAGGGCTGTATAGAAACTGATGCCACCGACCAAATCGACACGAACCGACCGGCTGCGTTAGGAACCAGCCGGATCTGGTGGAGAACCGGTCTGCGTGCGGTGGCAATTTGAAGAAACCGACGTTCAACAATTCGTTCTGGTTTGAAGCTGAACCGAACCATTGAACCAACCAATATGATaagaccttttttttctttttaatataccCTTATCGAAACGATGTCGTTCCTAAGTTTAAGTAGAACAGCGTCGTTTTGGTGAATAAGTATTACAACAAATATGTGTACGATGATGTTTGGCATTAAATTAAATGGTGTCGTTTTATTAAGaacgtaagaaaaaaaaaagtctgaaacaacgtcgttccacttaaacttaagtagaACGACGTTGTTTTGAGAAGAGTCTTGGTCTTCCCCATCCTCATCTTCTCGAATCCAATCtctacaactctctctctctctctctctcctctgtaactctctctctctctcaatctctctattATTCTCTCAATAGATAATTGCGGAAATCGATGCCGATCGAGAACCGCCTCGATCggtttcctcctccccatcAACCGGTTACGGTCAGTGCCTCCCCCATTTTTTCAGACATCGGTCAGTATCGGTTTTGCTCGAAAACCATGCCGACAACATTGGTTTTCACCCCTAGCTAATCTCATGCAAttccttaaaaaagaaaaaggcagaCCTTAAAGATTGAGATTCAAGCCTTGTTTGattatatagatgagatgagatgagatgagagatgaaagttaaaagtttcataaaatattatttttattttaaaatttgaaaaagttaaattattttttgtttgagagtttgaaaaaattgtaataattaaataaaatgagatagtttgtaaaaacaaatcaaacttCAATCTGAAGCTAGCGAAACTTTTTTGCCTCAACTGTAAGAAAATATACTAAACTGTTTCTATTTaccaggaaaaagaaaataaaaaaaaaaacacaatactaTCATGGAAATAAATCTTCTTGTGAAGGAAGTTAAATGGGATTAAAatcttcatttcaaatttatttgtaatttatcaaaactaatttgtcatattttactattttaaataTGATGTCATGTATTCCTAAATTGatataaaacaataattattttcataaccttTTTGTATTATAAAAAACATTCATGACTGTATTACTATCATGAAGTTCTCACAAATTTTAGGATTAGTCCCCTCAAATTCATGTCCTAAGCAATTGCAAACGAATAATGATACACACAATACATTTTATAACACATACTTTaaagtgaagatatttttataaactgatgctacttttataaggtattttacaaaaaatatcattcattttagaaaaaagcTAAACTCAGTCACCTCGTGTAAGCACAAGGGAAATGCACCTGATgtggtaaaatgaaaaaaaaatggaaatgcaCCATTTGACTCCCAAACATTTCTCCCCCCTCCATTCAAGCTCTCCTTGGCCTACATCAGTTTCGTCTTCCCTCTCTGCATTTCTTTCCACTAAAGCCAGCTGCCTTGAGTCCTCCCTCCATCGaagcctccctccctccctccatcaTAATACGTTACAGTAACAACCCCACAAGAAAAAGTTGcaagattttgaaattttgcttCTCTCTCTTGAACGGTTTATAAAGGGAGCAActttagatttaagaaaaagaaccaaaaaaaaattgcaacttGCTGTTGCATCCATCCAAGTTAAGCTTGTATTTGTAGAACAATCCCATAGCTAGATATATGGATACAAATATTTCATGAATATCAATATGGATCATACGAAAAAAACCTTGCCAATGATTCTCCCATTTCTTTGATTCCTGCAttcaaatgaaaagagaaatagcTTGTGAATGAACCTGGTCGGACGAAGAAGATTTGGGCGAGACGACGAAGAGACAGGTTTCAAAACAGAGGATTCATCTTGATCATTTACAGCTTGAGTCTTCTTTTGTGCAACCAGGACCAACGAGAAAACCGGGTCGTAATCCGATAACCCATCTTGATCACTTGTCTTGGAAGATATTTTCGTGCATTGGTCTCTTGGCTTTGAAGAAGAGATTTTCTTGGTCTTTTGGTTTTGGAACTGGTGGTAAGGTTTGGGATTGATAGGGCTTGGGATGCGCAGAAGatatctccttttcacttttggATAACGATTTCACACAGTACTCAGtagttctttttttaatattgactgATGTGGCATTACAAGAATCAGTCGACTCCCCACCGCTTGCATCTCTCGACTGTGCGTAGaataattgttcattttaaaacatgattgtgtAATGTTTTGTGAAAACTAATGTGTGTATCATTTTAATCTCAAAAAACTGAATACTTGTGTTATTCTTGTGAGGATTCAAAGCACaccaatttaaataaataaaacaaaaaagatcaATTACGATCAAATATGTAGaattttgataagttaaaaaaaagaaaaaaagaaaaagagtggaAGTACAATTGAGATCACAGATCACctcaccaaccaaacaatgACTTGAGAAATAgagatttttataatataatcatGCTGGGGTTAAGCTAAGATACTCCATGacagttcaaaaaaaaaaggctctaTGCCATAAAAATCAGTCGGGAACTTCATTTGGAATCGACAAACTATGTCACAGCACAATACTCTTGAGTTTTTGTCATAAGAAATCGCATCCCTATCCAACTAGTGTAAAATGCATACCCAATAACTTATCTTTCTGATCAGACAACACCCAACTAAATTGGAAACACAAAAGCTGGCAACTCTGACATGCATCAAATTTGAAGTCAAGATTTTACAAGTTTCCCACCCCACATACCCTTCTAAGATTGAATTTTAACATCCAAAAGATCCTTCTTTTCCGTATACACATTTCGCAGTTCAGGAACACCATCTTGAAATTTGATCACAAACTTATCCAGGAAGCACCTCTCGCCAGGTAGTATGAAAGTCCCCAAGGACATATCATTCTTAACCAAACCCTTGGCTATCAAAATCTGAATAACTGAACATCTAGGCATAATCCTCTTCTCCAAGCTGAAAAATAGAACTTGAGGATTTCTAGCAATGTCTGCTGATGAACCCCCCATTTTGTTCACAAGGAAGTCCATTGCTTTTGTGATCTTCTTATCTGATAAAAGCATACAATTTGGATGCCTTTTAAAGGCTAAGAGAGCAACGTCTTTTGACCAACCCCATCTCTTATAAAGCTCCAACTTCGATTCCAACTTTGGTCCACTCATCCTCAATAACACTTGGATTGCATTAGCGAAAACCGTTTTGGAGGGATCATATCCCATTTCCTTCACCTCGTGGGTAGCCTCAGCAAACCTAGTATGCTTAACAATCGCTGTAGAAGGAAAATTAGTTACCAAGAAAGAGATTGTGGATTGAGGCACTCCAACTTGTCTCAAAAGTGCTATATTGGGAACGATATTATGCATACAAACAACCCATGGTGAGCGCTTGAAAACGGTAACAACTTTCTCGTCAAGAATAAGTACACTCTTCAGGAAATCATAACAGGGTATAAGATGTTTCTCCAAGCTCCTTCTTAACAGAGCAGGGTTTGAAGAGAGGATCCTAGAGAGGTCGGAGGTTGAAGCCCCCATAGAACGGAAAAACTCAATCTTGGGCAAAAGGGTCTTCTCAGGATTAGATAAAAGCAGCTGCGGTAATATACTGACAAGCCGGGAGATTTGGGTATTGGTGAACCCATTCTCTTTGAGGAGATTAAGCACTGAGTCTGGTTTCTCCGGAGTTCGAAATCGTACCCTCTGGGATGCTAAAATAGCAGATTTTGTGGACAATCCACAATAGTTTATGAAGTAAGACACCGCGaaagaatgttttttttcttctagtttttCATTAGATTCAGATAAACCGACTGAAGCAAATGATTTGCCAATAAAGAAACCATTTTTCAGAAGAAAACCCAAATTGGTCCTCCTGTGTTTGCCTAGTAATAGATGTCTCGAACAAAGATAACCAGACATTATCGACTCACCAAGTTTTCATCAATCACCTTCAATCGGGTTCCCTCGATAGTTTGATTAATCCTTCAGAGAAGCCAGGCCTCTGAACAATTCTCCATGCGCTTCGAATCTGCCGGGGGCGCTAGAGCTCCATacagaaataaaattaaaaaaaaaaaaatctatttattggCAACTGAAATATGTTTCTTGACGGCACCAGACTGCTTTGATTATTCATTATCGTACAATTGGAGGGAGCGCCTTTGATAAACATAAACCTAGTGTGCCACTGTGCCGTTTAGGTTGTCACAAACGGAAAGGATACAAGGATGGTttctatgaaaattaaatagaatattactattattttaaagttaaaaataaaaattaaattatttattataatttatataaaaatttaaaaaaattataataattaagttggATCTTAAatcaatctcaattcatttcaactcatcattacaagtttttcaaattttaatataaagtataataaataattcaacttttttaaatcttaaaataataataatattaaaaaataatattctaacaatattttattatctcaactcaactcaatttaatttaattcaacgTCCAAACGCAGGTTAACTGAGACGTTTCTAACTCTTTGACTAATGAAATTCATGAACATGTATAGTTTTTTGTTTGAGCAATGCTACGCCCAAATGGGGACTGCATTGTAAACATAGttaattttgtctttaatttttttaaaaattacaataatatctttatcaaaatgatacttttttccatttaatgAAAAGCTTACACATGCAGTCTCCTaatgagaaatgtaaattaaaaacaaaattaactaGACTTGCAATATAATCTCCATTTAGAAACTGTACATAGCATtgctcatttttattttaattttttacacgAATTACGGATTTGATAGAAGCTTCAGCTTGTAGTTGTACCCAATAAAACGTCAAGCATATTTAATATCTAGGTCAAATGAATTTATCCTTATTCTATTTaatttcatatcaaattataagaatgatagtataaaagattaaaaatattaattgtacacgttatgtatattttcctatttttgttatgatttttttttatattaaacagACTGTGTTGTATCGGATCAATCCATCCAATCCGAATAATGAAATGGGTCAAACAAAACACGTCGAGTGAAGtaggaaaata
This genomic interval from Juglans microcarpa x Juglans regia isolate MS1-56 chromosome 4D, Jm3101_v1.0, whole genome shotgun sequence contains the following:
- the LOC121260218 gene encoding uncharacterized protein LOC121260218, which produces MSGYLCSRHLLLGKHRRTNLGFLLKNGFFIGKSFASVGLSESNEKLEEKKHSFAVSYFINYCGLSTKSAILASQRVRFRTPEKPDSVLNLLKENGFTNTQISRLVSILPQLLLSNPEKTLLPKIEFFRSMGASTSDLSRILSSNPALLRRSLEKHLIPCYDFLKSVLILDEKVVTVFKRSPWVVCMHNIVPNIALLRQVGVPQSTISFLVTNFPSTAIVKHTRFAEATHEVKEMGYDPSKTVFANAIQVLLRMSGPKLESK